The Candidatus Coatesbacteria bacterium sequence CGAAAGCGGCGGTCCCGACCACACCGCCCTGCTCGACGAGTCCGACTACGCCACCCTGCGGGCCTGGATCGAGGCCGGCTGTCCGTTGCGTAAACGCGGCGACTGAAGGCTCGTCAAGCAACTCAGACTGCCCAACGGGACGGCCGCCGGCCGTCCCGTTCTTCCACACACAAGGCCGTTCTCGCCACCGACGTATTCACCCGCCCGGGTCGCGACCTTTGAAAAACAGCCGCGGCGTCACCGCGTCCCGGTGCCGTCCCGGGTTACGACCGCCGGAACTGGCACAGTTTTTGCATCTCGACTAACGTTAAAGCTGAGGTTAACGTTGCGTCTCCGCAAAAACTGTGCCAGTTCCGGCTCGTCGGGTTGTTGAAGTCGCGGGTCCGGCGGGCTGTTTTTCAAAGGTCACGGTTTTGACAACAGACCGGGCTCAGCGGCCCGGTCTGTTGGTTGACGGTGTGGTTTGTCGGGTTGTTTGACTCAGGCGGAGTCGTCGGCCGTGGCGGCCTGGGCGGCGGCCAGACGGGCGATGGGCACCCGGTAGGGGCTGCAGGAGACGTAATCGAGGCCGGTGCGGTGGCAGAAGCCGACGGAGCGCGGCTCGCCGCCGTGCTCGCCGCAGATGCCGACCTTGAGGCCCCGGCGGCTTTCCCGGCCCCGCTCGACGGCCCAGGCGACGAGCTGACCGACGCCCTCCTGGTCGAGGACCTGGAAGGGATCGTGGGCCAGGATGCCTTTGTCGACGTAGTCGGGGAGGAACTTGCCGGCGTCGTCCCGGGAGAGGCCGAAGGTGGTCTGGGTCAGGTCGTTGGTGCCGAAGGAGAAGAACTCGGCCTCTTCGGCGACCTTGCCGGCGGTCAGGGCGGCCCGGGGGAGTTCGATCATCGTGCCGACGAGGTAGTCGACCTCGACGCCCTGTTCGGCGAAGACGGCGGCGGCGACCTCGCGGACGACGGCGGCCTGGTCGGCCAGCTCCTCGCGGCTGCTGATCAGGGGGATCATCACCTCGGGTTTGGCGTCGACACCCTTCTTCTTGCACTCGCAGGCGGCCTCGAAGATGGCCCGGGCTTGCATCCGGGTGATTTCAGGGTAGGCGATGCCCAGGCGGCAGCCGCGATGGCCGAGCATGGGGTTGGATTCGGCCAGTTGGGCGACGCGCTGGGTGATCTTCTCGACGGGGACGCCGAGGGCCTCGGCCAGTTGGCGCTGCTCGTCGAGTTCGTGGGGCAGGAACTCGTGCAGTGGCGGGTCGAGGGTGCGGATGGTCACGGGAAGTCCGTCCATGGCCTCGAAGATACCGCTGAAATCCTCGCGCTGGAAGGGGAGGAGTTTATCGAGGGCGGCTTGACGACCGGCCTCGTCCTCGGCCAGGATCATCTCGCGCATGGCCAGGATGCGCTCGTCGCCGAAGAACATGTGCTCGGTGCGGCAGAGCCCGATACCCGCGGCGCCGAATTTACGGGCCACGGCGGCGTCCTTGGGGTTGTCGGCGTTGGTGCGCACGCCGAGGCGGCGCAGTTCGTCGGCCCAGTCCATGAAGGTGCCGAAGTCGCCGGTCAGTTGGGGCTCCTCGGTGGGGATGCGCTCCGGGAAGACCTCGCCCGTCGAGCCGTCGAGGGAGATCCAGTCACCCTCGTTGACGGTGTTGTCGTCGACGGTGAAACGCTTGGCCTGGTAATCGATACGCAGCTCGCCGCAGCCGGCGACGCAGCACTTGCCCATCCCGCGGGCCACCACGGCGGCGTGGGAGGTCATCCCGCCGCGTGCGGTCAGCACGCCGACGGCGGAGTTCATCCCGTCGATGTCCTCGGGGCTGGTCTCGATACGCACCAGGATGACCTGCCTGCCCTCGGCCTTGGCGGCCACGGCGTCTTCGGCGTTGAAGACCACCTGACCGGTGGCGGCGCCGGGAGAGGCGGGCAGACCCTTGGCCAGGGGTTCGACCTTGGCCTTCTCGGCGGTGACGAAAACGGGATGCAGCAGATCGTCGAGGCGGTCGGGCTCCAGGCGGTTGACGGCGGTGGTCTTGTCGATCAGGCCCTCGGTCTGCATGTCGACGGCGATCTTGACGGCGGCGGCTGCGGTGCGCTTGCCGGTGCGGGTTTGCAGCAGCCAGAGCTTGCCCTGCTGGATGGTGAACTCGAGGTCCTGCATGTCGCGGTAGTGGTCTTCGAGTTTGAGGCGGATGGTGTCGAGTTCCTTGAAGACTTCGGGCATCAGCTCCTCGAGGGCGGGGAACTGCTTGCGCCGGGTTTCTTCGTCGACGTCGGCCGAGGCGGCCCAGTCCTGGCTGCCGGCCTTGGTCAACTGCTGGGGGGTGCGGATGCCGGCGACGACGTCCTCGCCCTGGGCGTTGAGCAGGAATTCGCCGTAGAAGTATTCGTGGGCGCCGGTGGCCGGATCCCGGGTGAAGGCCACCCCGGTGGCCGAGTCCTCGCCCATGTTGCCGAAGACCATCGTCTGGACGTTAACGGCGGTGCCCCAGTGGTGGGGGATCTCGTTGATCTTGCGGTAACTGATGGCGCGGGGGTTGTTCCAGGAGCCGAAGACGGCGCCGACGGCCTCCCAGAGCTGCTGCTCGGGGTCCTGGGGGAAGGGCTCGCCGAGTTCACGCTGGTAGAGCTCCTTGTTGCGCTCGGTCAGCCGGCGCAGGTCGGCGGCGTCGAGTTCGGTGTCCAGCTCGACGCCCTTTTCCCGCTTGATCTCCTCCATGGCCTCCTCGAACAGGCCGCGGTCTACGCCCTTGACGACGTTGGAGAACATCTCGATGAAGCGGCGGTAGGAGTCCCAGCCCAGACGCTCGTTGCTGGTCACATTGATCAGTCCCTGGACGGTCTGGTCGGTCAGACCGAGGTTGAGGACGGTGTCCATCATCCCGGGCATCGAGACGCGGGCGCCGGAGCGGACGCTGAACAGCAAGGGATCATCGGTGCTGCCGAACCGCTTGCCCATGATCTTCTCGGTCTGGGCCAGGGCGGCGCGAACCTGCTCTTCGAGCTCGGGGGGGTAGGTTTCGTCGTGGTCGTAGTAATAGGTGCAGACGTCGGTGGAAATGGTGAAACCCGGCGGGACGGGGATGCCGATGGAGTTCATCTCGGCCAGGTTGGCGCCCTTGCCGCCGAGGAGGTTCTTCAGCTCTTTGGAGCCTTCAGCCTTGCCGTCGCCGAAGGTGTAGACGTATTTGGTCATTGACTGCGCTCCTTAGCGAAATGAGGTTATCTCGGAATGTCCGCTGGGGGACGATGGTCGATCAGGGCCGGCGTTACGGTGCTGGATTATCAATCTCGGCGCGGGTATACGCCAGCTCAGGCATCTTAACACAGGGCCCCGGCAAGGGCAACTTACTGAGAAACTCACAAAACCGTATAGCTCTATTTATCATGGTCTTAGAGCTGTCGTCCCTCGGGGAGCCTTCAACAGTATTCCAGTAAGCAAAGCGGAGTTCTCAACGAGGCGGGTTAGACCCGGGGAGGCGGATGAGGGTTGTTTACCGGTGCAGTCGGAATAACCAAGTAAACGCCCCTTCCCGGCGTGGGGTTTTGCGCAGGGCTTGACCCTCGTTTCTGGACCGTTGCGTTGAGTGTAACTACCGCTGAAATAAAAAAGCGTCAAGACGGCTGCCGGCAGACCGATGCGCGGCGGTTTCTCTGGCAGCCAGACCCGCCTGGCCGAATAGTAGTGTTAACTGCATGAAGAAGAGTGGGAAGAAGAGCGGGTTGGGCTCAGTTATCCGCCGAGGGGGTCAGTCGCGGCGGATAACGGTTCAAGCAGCCTCGGACGGCCGGCAGCGGCAGCGCTTCGGTTATTATCACGCAAGCTCCGGTAAAGCAGCACTTAATGCGCTGAATGATCAGGTCGACCCCAGCGGCCTCGCCAAGCCTGGTGAAAGAAGTGCCTCGTCCCGTTGCTGCTGAGTAATCCCTGACTCATCTAGGCTCCTAACTGTGGCTGATGCATGACTGCACTTTGTGGGTGATCGTCCTGGAAAGACGGAGGAAATGGAAGCATATACGAGCTGGGAAGGGCTGTCGGAATGCGGGGTTACCGGGGGATAGCGGTCAAGGCGGCGACTTTGGTGGAGTTGGGATACAACAAAGGGCCCCGGTGGTCGTGGAGTTATTCCAGGTAACGGGCGATTGTCGCTGAAGGATTTTGCCAGGGATCAGCACAGAAGATGAACATCAGCTATTGCAGTGGGGTTCTTTAGCGGTGTGAACGGGTCTGTCATCCCGCCACCGATCGAAGGGGGCAATGTGGCGGGGAAGAGCGGGACGGGGGAGCGGCACGCCAACCGTCCCAGTTGCAACTACCGCCACCACTACCGCTGCGCCGACGAGCGGCATCAGTGCGAGCCTCGC is a genomic window containing:
- a CDS encoding pyruvate, phosphate dikinase; its protein translation is MTKYVYTFGDGKAEGSKELKNLLGGKGANLAEMNSIGIPVPPGFTISTDVCTYYYDHDETYPPELEEQVRAALAQTEKIMGKRFGSTDDPLLFSVRSGARVSMPGMMDTVLNLGLTDQTVQGLINVTSNERLGWDSYRRFIEMFSNVVKGVDRGLFEEAMEEIKREKGVELDTELDAADLRRLTERNKELYQRELGEPFPQDPEQQLWEAVGAVFGSWNNPRAISYRKINEIPHHWGTAVNVQTMVFGNMGEDSATGVAFTRDPATGAHEYFYGEFLLNAQGEDVVAGIRTPQQLTKAGSQDWAASADVDEETRRKQFPALEELMPEVFKELDTIRLKLEDHYRDMQDLEFTIQQGKLWLLQTRTGKRTAAAAVKIAVDMQTEGLIDKTTAVNRLEPDRLDDLLHPVFVTAEKAKVEPLAKGLPASPGAATGQVVFNAEDAVAAKAEGRQVILVRIETSPEDIDGMNSAVGVLTARGGMTSHAAVVARGMGKCCVAGCGELRIDYQAKRFTVDDNTVNEGDWISLDGSTGEVFPERIPTEEPQLTGDFGTFMDWADELRRLGVRTNADNPKDAAVARKFGAAGIGLCRTEHMFFGDERILAMREMILAEDEAGRQAALDKLLPFQREDFSGIFEAMDGLPVTIRTLDPPLHEFLPHELDEQRQLAEALGVPVEKITQRVAQLAESNPMLGHRGCRLGIAYPEITRMQARAIFEAACECKKKGVDAKPEVMIPLISSREELADQAAVVREVAAAVFAEQGVEVDYLVGTMIELPRAALTAGKVAEEAEFFSFGTNDLTQTTFGLSRDDAGKFLPDYVDKGILAHDPFQVLDQEGVGQLVAWAVERGRESRRGLKVGICGEHGGEPRSVGFCHRTGLDYVSCSPYRVPIARLAAAQAATADDSA